In Odocoileus virginianus isolate 20LAN1187 ecotype Illinois chromosome 5, Ovbor_1.2, whole genome shotgun sequence, a single window of DNA contains:
- the SLFNL1 gene encoding schlafen-like protein 1: protein MQASRTCHRDRRLASGFLREDGPAGANDRIRGPFRDLSSASAPFGRILSVFPSVEMEQQAHTLPAVRNPRSPSRGGPSTPATEPPGKQPLRELPPEDPPEDSGAEAAPSRHVLYVGHLNHQLSVPVLTCLLRDALERLELPVAREHIEVVRQPRQAYALVQVATPKDTLASLARRLHTAWGQHQIIKELVARGKELVLGDDREPSNRREEEDCGPSPGPVLGSSPQRARPAQALPTRALGPQRVSPSRPSGTRSDSAITHQGILGQERLFQGAFLGNETRNLEFKRGGGEYLSQAFKHHLRRYVCAFLNSEGGSLLVGVEDSGLVQGIRCSHRDEDRVRLLVDSVLQGFKPQVFPDAYKLTFIPVVSASTTGTPLKVIRLSVQAPKAQAEPQLYETDQGDVFLRRDGSIQGPLSVRAIQEWCRQKWMAELSKLEDRLQVLTAEKEQLQQQLRQQQQHRPASCTCCVS from the exons ATGCAGGCCAGCCGTACCTGCCACAGAGACCGGAggctgg CCTCGGGCTTCCTGAGGGAAGACGGGCCCGCTGGGGCCAATGACAGGATACGGGGGCCCTTCAGAGACCTGAGTTCTGCCTCTGCCCCCTTTGGTCGTATCCTCTCAGTCTTCCCTTCTGTGGAAATGGAGCAGCAGGCGCACACGCTC CCAGCAGTGAGGAATCCTAGAAGCCCCTCCAGAGGAGGCCCCTCCACCCCCGCCACGGAGCCCCCAGGCAAGCAGCCCCTGCGGGAGCTTCCCCCAGAAGATCCCCCTGAGGACTCGGGTGCCGAGGCAGCTCCCAGCAGGCATGTCCTCTACGTGGGCCACCTGAACCATCAGCTCTCCGTGCCGGTCCTCACCTGCCTGCTGAGAGACGCCCTGGAGCGGCTCGAGCTGCCTGTGGCGCGAGAGCACATCGAGGTCGTGCGGCAGCCACGCCAGGCCTACGCGCTGGTGCAGGTGGCCACCCCCAAGGACACCCTGGCCTCCCTGGCCCGGCGCCTGCACACGGCCTGGGGGCAGCACCAGATCATCAAGGAACTGGTGGCCCGCGGGAAGGAGCTGGTGCTGGGTGATGACCGGGAGCCTTCAAACCGCCGAGAG GAGGAGGACTGTGGCCCCAGCCCCGGCCCGGTTCTGGGCTCCAGCCCTCAGCGAGCCAGGCCGGCCCAAGCCCTTCCTACCCGGGCACTGGGCCCGCAACGAGTCTCCCCCAGCAGGCCCAGCGGCACGCGCTCAGACAGCGCCATCACGCACCAAGGCATCCTGGGCCAGGAGCGCCTGTTCCAGGGCGCCTTCCTGGGCAACGAGACGCGCAACCTGGAGTTCAAGCGCGGCGGCGGCGAGTACCTGAGCCAGGCCTTCAAGCACCATCTGCGGCGCTACGTGTGCGCCTTCCTCAACAGTGAGGGCGGCAGCCTGCTGGTGGGCGTGGAGGACAGCGGCCTGGTGCAGGGCATCCGCTGCAGCCACCGCGACGAGGACCGCGTGCGCCTGCTGGTGGACTCCGTCCTGCAGGGCTTCAAGCCCCAGGTCTTCCCTGACGCCTACAAGCTCACCTTCATCCCTGTGGTCAGCGCCTCCACCACGGGCACCCCCCTCAAG GTGATCCGCCTGAGCGTGCAGGCCCCCAAGGCCCAGGCCGAGCCGCAGCTCTACGAGACCGACCAGGGGGACGTGTTCCTGCGGCGGGACGGGAGCATCCAGGGCCCGCTGTCCGTCCGCGCCATCCAGGAGTGGTGCAGGCAG AAGTGGATGGCCGAGCTGAGCAAGCTGGAGGACAGGCTGCAGGTGCTGACGGCCGAGAAGGAACAGCTCCAGCAGCAActgcggcagcagcagcagcacaggccTGCCTCCTGCACCTGCTGCGTCTCGTGA